The Scomber japonicus isolate fScoJap1 chromosome 9, fScoJap1.pri, whole genome shotgun sequence genome includes a region encoding these proteins:
- the LOC128364992 gene encoding Golgi-associated plant pathogenesis-related protein 1-like, giving the protein MADASFKKEFLETHNAYRAQHNAKPLTYNDELNSAAQKWADHLLSISSMGHSDTKDGENVYNMWSSAPLNLTGKEAVESWYNEIKDYNWGRPGFASNTGHFTQVVWAESTELGVGLATDGKKVFVVGQYRPAGNMNMPGYFEKNVHPKGNIDTKKSFT; this is encoded by the exons ATGGCAG ATGCAAGCTTTAAGAAGGAGTTCCTGGAAACCCACAATGCCTACAGGGCACAGCACAACGCAAAGCCGCTGACCTATAATGACGAGCTGAATTCTGCAGCTCAGAAGTGGGCAGATCACCTGCTTAGCATCAGCTCCATGGGGCACAGTGACACgaaagatggagagaatgtCTATAATATGTGGAGCTCTGCACCCCTTAACCTGACAG GGAAAGAAGCTGTGGAATCATGGTACAATGAGATAAAGGATTACAACTGGGGCAGACCTGGATTTGCTAGCAATACTG GTCATTTTACTCAGGTGGTATGGGCAGAAAGCACTGAACTGGGCGTGGGTCTGGCCACTGATGGCAAAAAGGTCTTTGTTGTCGGGCAGTACCGTCCAGCTGGTAACATGAACATGCCAGGATACTTTGAGAAAAACGTCCACCCAAAAGGTAACATAGATACAAAGAAGAGTTTTACATAA